One region of Mycolicibacterium insubricum genomic DNA includes:
- a CDS encoding TetR/AcrR family transcriptional regulator, whose amino-acid sequence MNRQQQALATRAAIVAAARELWAERGFFATSTSDIVTAAGVGTRGAFYAHFPNREELFLAVFDEVQQQLSSSLSGAQLTSGDPLTDLQHVLLGFLDVVAAAPDIQALLVDGPALFGPTRWLRAEQARGLAPIEARIRDAIEAGVIDDQPTRPLAMILLMLVNDTALLIATAEDRTAVRADAGTALSRLVAGLRSARTPTGRDSEG is encoded by the coding sequence GTGAACCGTCAGCAACAGGCCCTAGCCACACGCGCGGCGATCGTGGCCGCGGCCCGGGAGCTGTGGGCCGAGCGCGGGTTCTTTGCCACCAGCACGTCGGACATCGTCACGGCCGCCGGAGTCGGTACCCGGGGGGCGTTCTACGCCCACTTCCCCAACCGCGAGGAGTTGTTCCTCGCGGTCTTCGACGAGGTGCAACAGCAGCTGTCCTCGTCGCTGTCCGGCGCGCAGCTCACCTCGGGCGACCCGCTGACCGACCTCCAGCACGTGCTCCTGGGCTTCCTCGACGTCGTCGCGGCCGCGCCCGACATCCAGGCGTTGCTCGTCGACGGGCCGGCGTTGTTCGGCCCGACCCGCTGGCTTCGGGCCGAACAGGCGCGCGGGCTGGCGCCGATCGAAGCGCGCATCCGCGACGCCATCGAGGCGGGCGTGATCGACGACCAGCCGACCCGGCCGCTGGCGATGATCCTGCTGATGTTGGTCAACGACACAGCGCTGCTGATCGCCACCGCCGAGGACCGGACCGCGGTGCGCGCCGATGCCGGGACCGCCCTGTCACGGCTGGTGGCCGGGCTCCGGTCGGCCCGGACACCGACCGGGCGCGACTCCGAGGGTTAG
- a CDS encoding cytochrome P450: MQTASEIMAAPDAGSGDDDRAWQLFETFNLLCGFGQPAPYPAYAALRSESPVHAGLPHLGMPGNSADAAPVFSVYGYDAAVAALRDTDTFSSIAYHDMIGKVMGRSVIEMDPPEHREYRHLLQPSLGPKTMDTWQSRFVTPLLTTMTTELRPAGRADLVRGFLFDFPMRTFAAILGLPDDQRAEFHYTAIKLVAQSYDIDKGRASADRLGEMFASVLEERRRHPTDDLISVLVHAEHDGKRLTDEEIYSFLRLLLPAGAETTYRSSSSLLVALLSDADQLDAVRADPAALSAAVNEAVRWETPLQFVPRRATRDTELGGVAIPAGATVQVVIGAANHDPVRWEDPERFDLRRPYRSALAFGHGVHMCIGMHLSKLETEDLVRALLDSLPGLRLDPDCPPPTIEGTLMRSPARLNVVWDV; the protein is encoded by the coding sequence ATGCAGACTGCATCTGAAATCATGGCAGCCCCGGATGCCGGATCGGGTGATGACGACAGAGCGTGGCAGCTTTTTGAGACCTTCAACCTGCTGTGCGGCTTCGGGCAGCCCGCGCCCTATCCGGCCTATGCCGCCCTACGGTCGGAATCGCCGGTGCACGCCGGACTGCCCCATCTGGGTATGCCGGGGAACTCGGCCGACGCCGCGCCGGTGTTCAGCGTCTACGGCTACGACGCCGCCGTGGCGGCGCTGCGCGACACCGACACGTTCAGTAGCATCGCCTACCACGACATGATCGGAAAGGTCATGGGGCGCTCGGTGATCGAAATGGACCCGCCCGAACACCGCGAGTACCGGCACCTGCTGCAGCCGTCGCTGGGGCCGAAGACGATGGACACCTGGCAGTCGCGGTTCGTGACGCCACTGCTGACCACGATGACCACCGAGCTGCGTCCCGCCGGACGGGCCGATCTGGTCCGCGGCTTCCTGTTCGACTTTCCCATGCGGACCTTCGCCGCCATCCTCGGATTGCCCGACGATCAGCGTGCCGAATTCCACTACACCGCAATCAAACTCGTTGCACAGTCCTATGACATCGACAAAGGCCGGGCGAGTGCGGATCGGTTGGGTGAGATGTTCGCCTCGGTGCTCGAAGAACGGCGCCGCCACCCGACCGACGACCTGATCTCGGTCCTTGTGCACGCCGAGCATGACGGCAAACGGTTGACCGACGAGGAGATCTACTCGTTCCTGCGCCTGCTGCTGCCGGCCGGAGCCGAGACCACCTACCGTTCCTCGTCGTCGCTGTTGGTGGCGCTGCTGTCGGACGCCGACCAACTCGACGCGGTCCGTGCGGATCCGGCCGCCCTGAGCGCCGCGGTCAACGAAGCGGTCCGTTGGGAGACGCCGCTGCAGTTCGTCCCCCGACGGGCCACCCGCGACACCGAACTGGGGGGAGTGGCCATCCCGGCCGGCGCGACCGTCCAGGTGGTGATCGGCGCGGCCAACCACGACCCGGTGCGGTGGGAGGACCCGGAGCGCTTCGACCTGCGTCGCCCGTACCGGTCCGCGCTGGCCTTCGGCCACGGCGTCCACATGTGCATCGGCATGCACCTGTCGAAGCTGGAGACCGAGGATCTCGTTCGGGCGCTGCTGGATTCGCTGCCGGGACTGCGTCTGGATCCCGACTGCCCGCCGCCGACGATAGAAGGCACGTTGATGCGCTCCCCGGCGCGACTGAACGTGGTGTGGGATGTCTGA
- a CDS encoding NAD(P)H-dependent amine dehydrogenase family protein — protein sequence MSEATGPIRVAQWTSGIVGASAIRAILDDPRLQLVAVYSHSPQKRGVDAGVLAGRDPVGVTATDDIEAILAAEPDCVVYMPHWPDIAELERLLRSGVNVVTTARLVNGQYYPDDAGARLSAAAQEGAATLVGTGMNPMHVPTVALAATAMCRHVSRISVTESMDCFLYGNAATWSGYGFGGPPDTEAIKTTLLATEPDYAEAVSSMARAIGVEIDGIDLNVECAVALTDRDLGFLQIPAGSVAGIDATWTATRAGTPVADLRTTWTLGTILGHRQEPEWKLANGYLVSITGDPNVRLKLSFAPADFESFDIGTTTAMPAVNAIPGVVSAPPGVFTPLDLPLVTGRAAGR from the coding sequence ATGTCTGAGGCGACGGGCCCGATCCGGGTCGCGCAATGGACCAGCGGCATCGTCGGGGCGAGCGCGATCCGCGCGATACTCGACGATCCGCGGCTGCAGCTGGTCGCGGTGTACAGCCACAGTCCGCAGAAACGCGGGGTCGACGCGGGTGTCCTCGCCGGTCGGGATCCGGTCGGCGTCACGGCAACCGACGACATCGAGGCGATCCTGGCGGCCGAGCCCGATTGCGTCGTCTACATGCCGCACTGGCCCGACATCGCGGAGCTGGAGCGACTCCTGCGCAGCGGAGTCAACGTCGTCACCACCGCGCGGCTGGTCAACGGCCAGTACTACCCCGACGACGCCGGCGCACGATTGTCGGCCGCCGCACAGGAGGGTGCGGCCACGCTGGTCGGAACCGGGATGAATCCGATGCACGTCCCCACGGTGGCGCTGGCCGCAACCGCGATGTGCCGCCACGTCAGCCGGATCAGCGTCACCGAGTCCATGGATTGTTTCCTCTACGGCAACGCGGCCACCTGGTCCGGGTACGGGTTCGGCGGACCGCCGGACACCGAGGCGATCAAAACCACCCTGCTGGCCACCGAACCCGATTACGCCGAGGCCGTCTCGTCGATGGCGCGTGCCATCGGCGTCGAGATCGACGGGATCGACCTGAACGTGGAATGTGCCGTCGCGCTCACCGACCGGGACCTGGGCTTCCTCCAGATCCCGGCCGGTTCGGTGGCCGGGATCGACGCGACCTGGACCGCTACGCGCGCCGGGACGCCGGTGGCAGACCTGCGCACGACCTGGACCCTGGGCACGATCCTGGGTCACCGGCAGGAGCCGGAATGGAAGCTGGCCAACGGCTACCTGGTGAGCATCACCGGGGACCCCAACGTCCGGCTCAAGCTGTCGTTCGCGCCGGCGGATTTCGAGTCGTTCGACATCGGCACCACCACCGCGATGCCGGCCGTCAACGCGATCCCCGGGGTGGTGTCCGCGCCCCCGGGTGTCTTCACGCCGCTGGACCTGCCGCTGGTGACCGGCCGCGCTGCTGGACGGTAG
- a CDS encoding SDR family NAD(P)-dependent oxidoreductase, translating into MGTLDGKVAIITGGAGGIGVATARLYVQEGATVVLVDLSEPALEAAAREIGGAVSYIAADVTDDEQVRGFVQRTVTEHGRLDVLFANAGIEGVVSPIVDYPMDVFDRVIAVNLRGVYSSLRHGIPAMAASGGGSIIVTSSIAGLHGFPGLSAYVATKHGLVGLMRSAVLECADNGVRVNTIHPSPINTRMMRAIEEGAAPGAPQEAVKQFEAAIPTGRYGEPEEVGSLAVFLASDASRFITGATISIDGGMSVG; encoded by the coding sequence ATGGGCACATTGGACGGCAAGGTCGCCATCATCACCGGTGGCGCCGGCGGTATCGGCGTGGCAACGGCGAGGCTGTACGTGCAGGAGGGGGCCACCGTCGTGCTGGTCGATCTCTCCGAGCCTGCGCTTGAGGCCGCGGCGCGCGAGATCGGCGGAGCGGTGTCCTACATCGCCGCCGATGTCACCGACGACGAACAGGTGCGCGGTTTCGTGCAGCGCACCGTCACCGAGCACGGCCGCCTCGACGTGCTGTTCGCGAACGCCGGCATCGAAGGAGTGGTCAGCCCGATCGTCGACTACCCGATGGACGTCTTCGACCGGGTGATCGCCGTCAACCTTCGCGGGGTTTATTCCTCTCTGCGGCACGGCATTCCCGCCATGGCCGCATCCGGTGGCGGCAGCATCATCGTCACCTCCTCCATCGCCGGTCTGCACGGATTTCCCGGCCTGTCGGCCTACGTCGCCACGAAACACGGACTGGTCGGTCTGATGCGGTCTGCGGTACTCGAATGCGCCGACAACGGGGTGCGAGTGAACACCATCCACCCGTCCCCCATCAACACCAGGATGATGCGCGCCATCGAGGAAGGCGCGGCACCGGGGGCTCCTCAGGAAGCGGTGAAGCAGTTCGAGGCGGCGATCCCGACGGGTCGCTACGGTGAACCCGAGGAGGTCGGCAGTCTCGCGGTTTTCCTGGCCTCCGACGCGAGCAGATTCATCACCGGCGCCACCATTTCGATCGACGGTGGCATGTCGGTCGGATAA
- a CDS encoding DUF5997 family protein, whose protein sequence is MSRPNAQSMKPATAAKKLDVYLPATPAEFQQTPITRAELAALAADPPQWLVDLRRNGPHPKNLVAAKLGVSISGLARGGVEQALTTEQIDALLAEKPDWLAAERESYQEVLREQRRLKAVRADQARER, encoded by the coding sequence ATGAGCAGGCCCAACGCGCAGTCCATGAAACCCGCCACCGCGGCGAAGAAGCTGGACGTGTACCTGCCGGCGACGCCCGCCGAGTTCCAGCAGACTCCGATCACCCGCGCCGAGCTCGCCGCGCTGGCGGCCGACCCGCCGCAGTGGCTGGTCGATCTGCGCCGCAACGGTCCGCACCCGAAGAACCTGGTGGCGGCGAAGCTGGGCGTGTCGATCTCGGGTCTGGCCCGCGGCGGCGTGGAGCAGGCGCTGACCACCGAGCAGATCGATGCGCTGCTGGCGGAGAAGCCGGACTGGCTGGCCGCCGAGCGGGAGAGCTACCAGGAGGTGCTGCGCGAGCAGCGACGCCTCAAGGCCGTGCGCGCCGATCAGGCTCGCGAGCGCTGA
- a CDS encoding LysR family transcriptional regulator substrate-binding protein yields MTPHNLTLGYVPGATPAKWARTWAQRHREIPLQLQTVVAADAADAVRSGAFDLALLRLPTDTTGLAVIELYREATVAVVPTDHLLTAADTVSAADLDGEPRLIPLDDVLDWPEAPGVPVDHRPETTKDATELVAAGMGVLIVPQSLARLYHRKDLVYRPIADAPVCPVVLAFADGPQSAAVEEFIGIVRGRKPGSSRGPAEPAPKRTAREKTLAKQAARAAAGRSARKPGGTARGKH; encoded by the coding sequence GTGACCCCGCACAACCTGACCCTCGGGTACGTCCCCGGCGCGACGCCGGCGAAGTGGGCCCGCACCTGGGCGCAGCGTCACCGCGAGATTCCGCTGCAGTTGCAGACCGTCGTCGCCGCCGATGCCGCCGACGCGGTGCGATCCGGAGCCTTCGACCTGGCCCTGCTGCGGCTGCCGACCGACACAACCGGTCTGGCCGTCATCGAGCTGTACCGGGAGGCGACGGTGGCCGTCGTCCCGACCGATCACCTGCTCACCGCCGCGGACACGGTCAGCGCCGCAGATCTCGACGGCGAGCCACGGCTCATCCCGCTCGACGACGTCCTCGACTGGCCCGAGGCGCCCGGCGTACCCGTTGACCACCGGCCGGAAACCACCAAGGACGCAACAGAACTCGTCGCGGCCGGAATGGGCGTGCTGATCGTCCCGCAGTCACTGGCCCGGCTGTATCACCGCAAGGATCTGGTCTACCGGCCGATCGCCGATGCGCCGGTCTGCCCCGTCGTACTCGCCTTCGCCGACGGCCCGCAGTCCGCGGCGGTCGAGGAGTTCATCGGCATCGTCCGGGGCCGCAAACCCGGCTCGTCGCGCGGCCCGGCCGAGCCGGCGCCGAAGCGCACCGCGCGGGAGAAAACACTGGCCAAGCAGGCAGCTCGCGCCGCGGCGGGGAGGTCCGCGCGCAAACCGGGCGGAACCGCGCGCGGCAAGCACTGA